Genomic DNA from Chlorocebus sabaeus isolate Y175 chromosome 6, mChlSab1.0.hap1, whole genome shotgun sequence:
tggcacgatgtcagctcactgcaacctccgcctcccaggtacaagtgattcttctgcctcagcctcccaagtagctgggactacaagagcacaccaccacaaaaccagctaatttttgtatttttagtagagacagggtttcaccatgttggcaaggcttgtctcaagctcctggcttcaagtgatctgcctgcctcagcctcccaaagtgctgggattacaggtgtcagccaccatgtccagccaaaaactcactgctttttttttttttttgagatggagttttgctcttatgacccaggctggagtgcagtggtgcaatcttggctcactgcaacctccgcctcccaggttcaagcgattcacctgcctcagcctcccgagtagctgggattataaacatgtgccactacccccagctcattttgtacttttagtagagacggggtttctccatgttggtcaggctggtcttgaactcccgacctcaggtgatctgcctgtcttgggtcccaaagtgctgggattacaggtgtgaaccaccacgcccagccttaatttttgtaattttactagagatggggtttcaccatgttgggcaggctggtctcgaactcctgacctcaagtgatctgcccaactcagcctcccaaagtgctggggttacaggagtgaggcactgcgcccagccgcattttcttcttttcctttttttaaaaatttttttttgagatggagtcttgctgttgcccaagctggagtacagcggtgcaatctcggctcacggcaagctctgcctcccggattcatgccattctcctgcctcagcctcccaagtagctgggactacaggtgcccaccactatgtccaactaatttttgtatttttagtagagatggggtttcaccattttagccaggatggtctcgatctcctgacctcaggtagtcctcccacctcagcctcccaaagtgctgggattacaggcgtgagccaccgtgcccggccgcattttcttcttaaaagcaGTTTTAGGCTACTATGTTAAAAGTTCTCCAAAGAAAAATTCACTTATTCTTTAGGTTAAGATTTGggtaaggacaaaaaaaaaaaaaaaaaaaaaaaagcattaaatcaCGCTAATTACAGATTCCTTATGGCCTTTAACCAGTCCTAAGAAGGAAGTTATACCTAGGAATCCTCTTCGGTGTGGACATGACCTCACCACTACTGCCATCAATGGCCAATGAACCTGATGTGAGCAGCCAGCAGTGCAGGGCGTGGTGACAGAAATACCAGGTGGACTCCTTGCTTCCAGCTCAGGGGGCaccaggaggcagacaggctgcACCTGAAGCCCACTTCTAAAGTTTTCTTTCCATCAAATacattgaaaaatgtatttaaccGAAAGAGTTAAGCCtcagggctgggtgaggtggctcacacctgtaatcccagcactttggaaagctgagacgggcggatcacctgaggtcaggagtttgagaccagcctggccaacgtggcgaaaccccatctccattaaaaatacagaaattagctgggtgtggtggcacatgcctgtagtcccagctacttaggaggctgaggcaggagaatcacttaaacctggaaggcagaggctgcagtgagtcaagactgtgccgctgcactccagcctgggtgacagagcaagaccctgtccctgtcttaaaaaaaaaaaaaagacttgagccTCAAGAAGTATGAAGTCAAAAAAGATAACTTGATATAGTCACAATGAAGGCTGACTTCTACCTTAAGTTACCAGACACAGCTCATAAAACCAGCTGTCTCAAAGACAGtattatctttattaaaaaacGGATAGATATAGCAGCACTTACAAAACAGAGTTCATTCAAAGGCATTGTACACTGTCAACTGATAATGTGGAGACAGCAACCCCCTGTCTAGCTTGTTGTGGGCTCTGCACAACATTTGCCCGCAACCACCTGCTCCACTTGGTACAATGCAGCCCAGAACACCCGCGGGGAGAGCCACGCCACTGTGGCCCTCCACAGCTTCAAGCCTTTGTTGTTGTGTGAGTCCCTCAGGTCAAGTAGCACCTTCCATAGCAGCATTGGGAGCACGCACTGGTGTCTGGAGGTGGCTGGTGTACTTGacccacttatttaaaaaaaatctataagcattcaataaaaaacTTTGCCCTGTTCGATGCCATCCACAGAAATACTGTTGTGGAAGAAATACTCTTCCATTTTAGATATCTGTAAAAGCAAACGCACGCCTCCGCTGCAACAGACAGAAGAGAACGTGGAGCAGGCGCTTCCGTGTGACTGTCTTTGGTGGAGAAGGATGGGGTGGTCACGCCATTTCTGGCTCGCTGCTCTGCTTCTTACTGCTCTGTGGAGGGGTGAGGAGCCCACTGGGGAGAGGAGAAGCCCTATTTTGTTCAGACAACATGGCTTTCTTTGCTCGGGCTTTGTCCTGTCAGTAAGAATAAAAGGGACAACATGTTAAAGTACAACATATCCTTGGGCTTCAACTACcataggctttttctttttcttttttaattttttttttttcccccgagatggagtctccctttgccacccagactggagtatggtgacgggatctcggctcactgcaacttccacttcccgggttcgagcgattctctgcctcagcctcccgagtagagtagctgagattacagacacccaccaccatgcccggctaatttttgtatttttcacagagatgaggttttgccattttggccaggctggtctcgaacttctgaccttgggcaatctgcccgcctcagcctcccaaagtgctgggactacaggcatgtgccaccatgcctggctagattttaaaatttttagggacagggtctcactatgttgcccaggctagtctcgaacttctgggctcaagcagtccttctgccttggcctgcaaaagccactgtgtctggccactaTGTCTTTTTCTATGGAGgtgagtaaaggaaaaaaaaaatatcaaagaacaCTTTAGAACTCTGTGGTCTATACGATAGTGAGATACAGCATCAATTTGCCAGGATTTTTCTTGTTCAAGGAATTAAAATTGGAATTTCTCAAGGATATTTGGAGCCTGcctgaagaaaagtgaacaggTTATTTAGGcagttttttttgtcttttgagacatagttttgctctgttgcccaggctggagtgcagtagtgtgatctcaacgcactgcaacctccgcctcccaggttcaaatgattctcctgcctcagcctctcgagtagctgggactacaggtgcccaccaccatacctggctaatttttgaatttttggtagagacagggtttcaccatgttggccaggctggtcttgaactcctggtctcaagtgatcggtccaccttggcctcccaaagtgctgggttgacaggcctgaaccactgcgGCTGGCCTATTTAGGCAGTTTTAAGAATTTGGGCAAGAAGGACTGAAAGAAAGCGCAGCACTGACCAGCAAATCCAAGCTGTCTCTGTGGGTCTGTATGTTGTGTGCATCTTCATCAGCAACGCCCCTGAAGTGCTTCAGTTTTGAGCTCCCCGTCTCCCTTATAACCATGGCAAATGGAACCATCCACTTGACACAGGTCTCTATGTCGCACCACTGATACCCTGCAGTGAAGACATCGTGGGCTTAACCTGAGGCTGACGACTGAGTGTAAGCTTAGCGCACCTTGTTTGTGCGCGCACTGGAAAGCCTACTTACCTGAAACCTTTTGCGTCAATTCAGATGAAGAGAAATGATACAAGGCTGAAGCAGCAAGTATACCATAAGGAAATTCGAGGCAGTCAACATCCAGGACACAGAGATCCAACAGCTACGGAGAAGAAAAGAATGCTGAGATGGACGCCACCACACGCCTCTTCTAGAGTTCCTCACTCCAGCTGCAGGGAAGGTGGCCCCACGGACGTGATGGAGCCACTTACCTCTGCAATCTGTATAAAGATTTGCTGGGGATACTGCGGCAGTAGCACTTCATGTAAGTCATTTAGATATGCAACCTGCATGTATACATTCAGCCAGGACACAATAGTCAGGGGACTTAAACGCCACTTAAGGGCCtaaaggaaaacagagagaaaagagaccGATGATTGAGAAAAGAAGTTCAAAATGCAGCCATGTTCCATGCCACAATGTGTCCAGCTGGAGTACACCTCCCAGAGGCACTCACACTTCAGGTGGAAAAGATCTgacatatgcattttaaaaatggctgGAAAATTCACTGGAACCCACCTTCATAATCATTAATTCCATGGTGAGAATTTCATCTCCTGAACAAGCTCCATCTGTCACATACGCAAACTGGTGCAACTTTGGAGGATAGATTtcctgaaaggaaataaaagatggcACTAGCACCAAAGCCAGTCTCTAACAGTCTCAATTTATAATGCATCCAAAACGACTTCTCAGCACCCTGGCATGCAAAGAGAGAAGACGCACTAATGGGATTAACACAGAAGCCACTCTAATGGTTCAACATGTGTTCCTtgtaaacaaccaaaaaaaaacactcccccttaaataaatggatggaaCTTTGACTCACTGTGGGTACTTTTGAAATATCCCCTTTTCAGTACCTTTAACACGTTTGAAAGTTGGGCCCATACACCCTTTGATAATCATACacaaatttttaatcttttcttttttctttttagacagaatttccctctggtgcccaggctggagtgcagtgatggatctcgactcactgcaatctctgcctcctgggctccagcgattctcttgcctcagcctcctgaatagcctggctaatttttgtatttttagtacaaacggtgtttcaccatgtctcaaactactggcttcaagtgacctagctgccttggcctcccaaagtgcttgggatcataggcatgagccaccaccccgggCCCAAAATTATAATCTTAGTTcaaagatcaatttttttttctttgctcaatGTAACTACACGAACCTAGGTCTTCCATACCCTCACTACTTTTCTCTTCCCGGTCACTTTCCAgactctcttcttttctttttggcatgTGTCTTAACTTTTAGGGTagcaaattagaaaaatttagGATGAGTGCATAGACAAAACACCAACCTCTTCCCCCAATCTCAGTGGAGCTCAAGAAATAACACACATTATAGAACAAATACTTGAAAATGATTTACCTCAAGTTTGGCTGcaataaataaagatgaaatcCCAATAAGCTGTAAAAGAGTTTTCACAACATTTTCTTGTGTCGCCATATACCGGTCAAAGAAATCCTGTGCCAAGTAAAAGGTCTCCCTATGAAGTTTATAGACTTCACACACCTGAAAACATATTAAGTAAGTTTTAGAACGGTTACttgaggaaggggaaaaaaaaaaccaaaaacaaaccttATAATGACTTTGGTGAAGGACAATATAGGACAATATTAAATGCAAAGTTCCTGAACTCAACAATTGAtgtttttttgttagtttgttttttgttttgagacagtgtcttattctgtcgcccaggctggagtgcagtgttgtgatcttggttcactgcaacctccgcctcccaggctcaagcgattctcttgcttcagcctcccgagtagctggaattataggcgcccgccaccatgcccagataatttttgtatttttagtagaaatggtgtttcaccatgttggccaggctggtctagaactcctggcctcaagggatccgcctgcttcagtctcccaaggtgatgggattaagggatgagccactgtgcccagtctaacAACTGATAGGTTTTAAATGAGGGGCCCTCTGGCCTGTCCCACCCTCACCTGCCTAGGATGTGAATCATCCCCCTGCCCGCACATCCCCGTGGAGCAGGCCACCTGCCTGTTAGTCACTCAGTAGCACACAGGTTATCAGATGGACTGTCACAGCACAGCAGTGTTGGTGTTCAAGCAAGCAGCCCTTATTTTACTGAATAATGGCCCCACAGGGCAAGAGTACCGAGGCTGGCTATTTGGAAACGCCAAAGAAAAGCTGTGAAGTGCTTTCTTTAAGTGAAAATGTGAAAGTAGAGGATTAAAAACATAGCATAGCTAGAGCTCAGTACTATCTGTGGCTTCAGGCATCTCCTGCGGGTCTTGGGATGTACCCCCGAGGATGAGGGGTACTTTTGTAGTTACATATTCAATTTCTACATGTTTTCATGAAATGGGTCTGCCTGAGATGTCCTTCCATTTCAGAAGAAAAGCCCACTTCTCATCCATTCAAGTCTTACAAGGTTGTCTAGGAAGTTTCCCTTAATCAGAAACTATAAGCTACCGCAGTTCATCCCAGTAAGAGATATACTACCAATAAAATCTCTCTTATATTTAACCATTATCTATCAAATTTTGTTATACTTGTTCTTTTGATTAACtgttaaagagaaacaaaatagtgTGGATCAAGAAAAGATTTGAGTTGGGTGCTGTAGCgcacacccgtaatctcagcattttgggaggccaaggcaggcggaccccttgatcccaggagttggagaccagctggggcaacacagtgagacaccatctcaacaaaaaataaaaaattggcagggtgtagtagctcatgcctgtagtcccaacgactggggaggctgaggcgggaggactgcttgagcctgggaattggagcctgtagtgagccgtgactgcaccactacactccagcttaggtgacagagcaactctgtctcaaaatacagaAGCCACTCCAGTGGtccaaatatctttaaaaatgtgctaaaaaaaaaatcgaaaCAGAGTCTcatggtcacccaggctggagtgcagtggcactatcatggctcactgcaggctccaactcccaggctcaagcaatcctcccatttcagccttcgCAGTAGTTGtgactacaagcgtgagccactataccctgacaattttttatgttttgttgaaATGGGGTCttgagggccgggtgcagtggctcatacctgtaatcccagcactttgggaggccaaggcaggcggatcacctgaggtcaggagttcaagaccagcctgaccaacatggagaaaccccgtctctactaaaaatacaaaattagccaggcatggtggcatatgcctgtaatcccagctactcaggagcctgaggcaagagaatcgcttgaaaccgggaggcagaggttgcagtgagccgagatcgcaccattgcactccagcctgggcaacaagagcgaaactctgtctcaaaaaaaaaaaaaagaaaagaaaagacatggggtcttgctatgttgcccaggttagtctccaactcctgggctcaagggatccttctgccttggcctcctaaagtgctgagattacagacatgacccaccgtgcccagccaggatttgAACAGTATATTTTATTAGAATAAACGAGAATGGTGGCAAAAGGGAATGGATTCCAAGAAGTTAAAAAGGAACAATGTCAGACCTGTTTAAGATAAACTTGTTCACATGTGTTTATAATTTATGACAGTAGCTATCAAAGAGGTGATATATGCATTCCAGTGGGTACATTTAAAAgcagtttaggccgggcgcggtggctcaagcctgtaatcccagcactttgggaggccgagacgggcggatcatgaggtcaggagatcgagaccatcctggctaacacggtgaaaccccgtctctactaaaaagtacaaaaaactagccgggcgaggtggcgggcgcctgtagtcccagctactccggaggctgaggcaggagaatggcgtaaacccgggaggaggagcttgcggtgagcagagatccggccactgcactccagcctgggtgacagagccagactccgtctcaaaaaaaaaaaaaaaaaaaaaaaaaaaaaaaaaaagcagtttagccaggcacgatggctcatacctataatcccagcactctgggaggccaaggtgggtggatca
This window encodes:
- the CCNE1 gene encoding G1/S-specific cyclin-E1 isoform X2 translates to MPRERRERDAKERDTMKEDGGAEFSARSRKRKANVAVDPDEEMAKIDRTARDQCGSQPWDNNTVCADPCSLIPTPDKEDDERVYPNSTCKPRVIAPSRGSPLPVLSWANREEVWKIMLNKEKTYLRDQHFLEQHPLLQPKMRAILLDWLMEVCEVYKLHRETFYLAQDFFDRYMATQENVVKTLLQLIGISSLFIAAKLEEIYPPKLHQFAYVTDGACSGDEILTMELMIMKALKWRLSPLTIVSWLNVYMQVAYLNDLHEVLLPQYPQQIFIQIAELLDLCVLDVDCLEFPYGILAASALYHFSSSELTQKVSGYQWCDIETCVKWMVPFAMVIRETGSSKLKHFRGVADEDAHNIQTHRDSLDLLDKARAKKAMLSEQNRASPLPSGLLTPPQSSKKQSSEPEMA
- the CCNE1 gene encoding G1/S-specific cyclin-E1 isoform X1 is translated as MPRERRERDAKERDTMKEDGGAEFSARSRKRKANVAVFLQDPDEEMAKIDRTARDQCGSQPWDNNTVCADPCSLIPTPDKEDDERVYPNSTCKPRVIAPSRGSPLPVLSWANREEVWKIMLNKEKTYLRDQHFLEQHPLLQPKMRAILLDWLMEVCEVYKLHRETFYLAQDFFDRYMATQENVVKTLLQLIGISSLFIAAKLEEIYPPKLHQFAYVTDGACSGDEILTMELMIMKALKWRLSPLTIVSWLNVYMQVAYLNDLHEVLLPQYPQQIFIQIAELLDLCVLDVDCLEFPYGILAASALYHFSSSELTQKVSGYQWCDIETCVKWMVPFAMVIRETGSSKLKHFRGVADEDAHNIQTHRDSLDLLDKARAKKAMLSEQNRASPLPSGLLTPPQSSKKQSSEPEMA
- the CCNE1 gene encoding G1/S-specific cyclin-E1 isoform X4; translated protein: MPRERRERDAKERDTMKEDGGAEFSARSRKRKANVAVFLQDPDEEMAKIDRTARDQCGSQPWDNNTVCADPCSLIPTPDKEDDERVYPNSTCKPRVIAPSRGSPLPVLSWANREEVWKIMLNKEKTYLRDQHFLEQHPLLQPKMRAILLDWLMEVCEVYKLHRETFYLAQDFFDRYMATQENVVKTLLQLIGISSLFIAAKLEEIYPPKLHQFAYVTDGACSGDEILTMELMIMKLLDLCVLDVDCLEFPYGILAASALYHFSSSELTQKVSGYQWCDIETCVKWMVPFAMVIRETGSSKLKHFRGVADEDAHNIQTHRDSLDLLDKARAKKAMLSEQNRASPLPSGLLTPPQSSKKQSSEPEMA
- the CCNE1 gene encoding G1/S-specific cyclin-E1 isoform X3 produces the protein MKEDGGAEFSARSRKRKANVAVFLQDPDEEMAKIDRTARDQCGSQPWDNNTVCADPCSLIPTPDKEDDERVYPNSTCKPRVIAPSRGSPLPVLSWANREEVWKIMLNKEKTYLRDQHFLEQHPLLQPKMRAILLDWLMEVCEVYKLHRETFYLAQDFFDRYMATQENVVKTLLQLIGISSLFIAAKLEEIYPPKLHQFAYVTDGACSGDEILTMELMIMKALKWRLSPLTIVSWLNVYMQVAYLNDLHEVLLPQYPQQIFIQIAELLDLCVLDVDCLEFPYGILAASALYHFSSSELTQKVSGYQWCDIETCVKWMVPFAMVIRETGSSKLKHFRGVADEDAHNIQTHRDSLDLLDKARAKKAMLSEQNRASPLPSGLLTPPQSSKKQSSEPEMA